The following proteins are encoded in a genomic region of Phaeodactylum tricornutum CCAP 1055/1 chromosome 1, whole genome shotgun sequence:
- a CDS encoding predicted protein, with protein sequence MTRQQVVSVEQCTSSSPTTLLSSSSSSLPDSADTRHTARTIPKRPLAIAEAFVPPLSSVKKRATDSDDNDTPVVAAVKLETVAMSGSSDTDVATPAARTIAVTEEAQPVHTKESTHAPEDRTSKDYYFDSYAHHGIHEEMLKDEVRTRTYEMAILQNRHLFQDKIVLDVGCGTGILSMFASQAGAKHVYAVDCSTIAHQARLIVAKNGFGDKITVIQGKIEEIDLPVAQVDIIVSEWMGYFLLYESMLDTVLFARDKWLVSGGVIFPDKAIMYLTAAEDSQVKHDRFDFWDDVYGFDMTAIKDIAIKEPVVDVIDPKALVTDSVPILTLDILTCTKDDLQFTSKFKLQAQRNDFIHGLVAYFECAFTQVHKPIGFSTAPFARYTHWKQTIFYLPRDVTICEGESVQGEITCKPNVRNPRDLDIGLSFDFAGRHCKIAETMNYRLR encoded by the exons ATGACACGGCAACAAGTGGTATCCGTCGAGCAGTGTACGTCCTCGTCACCCACCacgttgttgtcgtcgtcgtcatcgtcccTCCCCGACAGTGCCGACACCCGTCACACTGCACGGACAATCCCGAAGCGTCCCTTGGCAATAGCCGAGGCCTTTGTGCCTCCGCTGTCCTCCGTCAAGAAACGAGCCACCGACtcggacgacaacgacactCCCGTCGTGGCCGCCGTCAAGCTTGAAACGGTGGCGATGTCTGGTTCCAGTGATACCGACGTTGCAACGCCAGCGGCAAGAACCATTGCCGTTACCGAAGAGGCGCAACCCGTCCATACGAAAGAGTCGACTCACGCTCCGGAAGACCGCACCAGTAAAGATTACTACTTTGATTCCTACGCACATCACGGAATTCACGAAGAAATGTTAAAGGATGAAGTGCGGACGAGAACATACGAAATGGCTATTCTGCAAAACCGCCACTTGTTCCAAGATAAG ATTGTTCTGGACGTTGGCTGCGGCACGGGCATACTGTCCATGTTTGCCTCACAGGCCGGGGCCAAGCACGTGTACGCCGTCGATTGTTCGACAATTGCGCATCAAGCGCGGCTCATTGTCGCCAAGAATGGCTTTGGCGATAAAATTACCGTCATTCAGGGAAAAATTGAGGAAATCGACCTCCCCGTAGCGCAAGTGGACATTATCGTGTCGGAATGGATGGGTTACTTTTTATTGTACGAGTCCATGCTGGACACGGTTTTGTTTGCCAGGGATAAGTGGCTCGTATCCGGTGGGGTCATTTTTCCGGACAAGGCAATCATGTACTTGACGGCCGCCGAAGACAGTCAAGTGAAACACGATCGATTCGACTTTTGGGACGATGTTTACGGCTTCGACATGACGGCCATTAAAGATATTGCCATTAAGGAACCGGTAGTGGATGTCATTGATCCTAAAGCCCTCGTCACAGACTCGGTACCAATTCTGACCCTCGACATTTTGACCTGCACTAAAGACGATTTACAGTTTACGTCCAAATTCAAGCTCCAGGCCCAGCGCAACGATTTCATTCACGGCTTGGTGGCCTACTTTGAATGCGCGTTTACGCAAGTCCACAAACCGATTGGCTTCTCGACGGCACCGTTCGCTCGCTACACTCACTGGAAACAAACCATCTTTTACTTACCACGGGATGTCACAATTTGTGAAGGAGAAAGCGTCCAAGGGGAAATTACGTGTAAACCTAACGTACGCAACCCGCGCGACCTCGATATTGGCCTGTCGTTCGACTTTGCAGGCCGACATTGCAAGATTGCCGAAACCATGAACTATCGACTGAGATAA
- a CDS encoding predicted protein, which yields MWRIPTSVTSPRVLVKLEQHSRLLNKPFQLTVRSNRHKAGPTTWVPQAYRGAKKPEADGNFKRRHNNNNHSQNGNGDRTNGRSTSIIRDRRDSIWKKRRQTSSRGNRFVKQLDLRLTGLHKDFLRLATQYRQIFSSETVAVEAPNLDTGKSSDDDQQNQKKKKVLRTITTQIHMLLSDIHQADGPVVWQHIEDTEDLFRGVCRILQDMTKVSAQLCEHAENNDIQEYIDVAERCLRDLIMLGSDRSLLVESSKNWEANATTSYPKPSSLIKSPISGSAMKTWVSSLLGGFPSRDQPTSTMHHPSTNRQLTHQDPALGITPELFRGVMHSIQSSARRSAEHTDDDSRKSDYGRDPYQKASQRMIQLLDATPSDFVPSVEAAQIILDTLSRVGTVESARESYNIFGKHPDNKHRLRFSLVLDAYLEAVKQESDPEAKNNLVKEVDQVLREQWNVYYPKHDVERIAHCAIVLNCLVLGGSLDSQAVQQQIDDLVELTLGSKEYAKLQAFVESNEGIPDAQMLPVLNFMTQVRASTAAKKDLEICKRLLNFMLENHSDTVNRFYLYPNVHTFDAVLRGLATYYQALPKKIADNDAREADLKYATDLLTHMFRQEEERCWPSVDSFDSAFTLLRAINPEDVGERGEAILDMLEIRSTFSVSKDVRAALKHYHSAISCWWQATQASSVPRGACERALALLRRMEMQSKPLLLSDREFRLISMPKLYNRELRPTRNTYSLILRICSDTSHPSEYQLAVEVAMEVYRRMIRDNVVPDTADLAMKCCAKLPEDSEKRTKMEALVRSTLSPSEIEYLDQVAAT from the coding sequence ATGTGGAGGATACCGACCAGCGTCACGAGTCCGCGAGTCCTGGTAAAGCTGGAACAACATTCCCGTTTGCTAAACAAACCATTCCAGCTAACCGTGCGTTCGAATCGTCACAAAGCTGGACCAACTACATGGGTACCGCAAGCCTACCGTGGTGCCAAAAAGCCCGAGGCCGACGGCAATTTCAAGCGACggcacaacaacaacaatcattcGCAGAATGGCAACGGCGACAGAACTAATGGAAGGTCGACGTCTATAATTAGAGATCGCAGAGATTCCATCTGGAAAAAGAGACGACAAACCAGTTCGCGAGGGAACCGTTTCGTGAAGCAACTTGATTTACGACTGACCGGACTCCACAAGGATTTTTTACGCCTGGCGACGCAGTATAGACAGATATTTTCCTCCGAAACAGTAGCGGTGGAGGCGCCGAACCTGGACACCGGAAAAtcgtccgacgacgaccaacaaaatcaaaagaagaaaaaagtaCTCCGTACGATCACAACTCAAATTCACATGCTCCTGAGCGATATCCATCAAGCAGATGGACCCGTCGTTTGGCAGCACATCGAAGACACGGAAGACCTGTTCCGTGGAGTATGCCGCATACTGCAAGACATGACGAAAGTGTCGGCGCAGCTTTGTGAGCATGCTGAAAACAATGATATTCAGGAATACATTGACGTCGCCGAGCGTTGCCTGCGTGATCTCATTATGCTCGGATCGGATAGGTCTCTGCTCGTAGAATCGAGCAAAAACTGGGAAGCGAATGCCACTACTAGCTATCCAAAACCCTCTAGTCTGATCAAAAGCCCAATTTCGGGTTCCGCAATGAAGACCTGGGTGTCATCCTTGCTGGGCGGATTTCCCTCGCGCGACCAGCCTACGAGCACAATGCATCACCCGTCGACGAATCGCCAACTGACGCATCAGGACCCGGCTCTCGGAATTACGCCAGAACTCTTTCGGGGCGTTATGCACAGTATCCAATCAAGCGCAAGACGGAGCGCTGAACACACAGATGACGACAGTCGAAAGAGTGATTACGGTCGAGATCCATACCAAAAGGCGTCGCAGCGCATGATCCAGCTTTTGGATGCAACACCCTCCGATTTTGTTCCCAGTGTGGAGGCAGCTCAGATTATTTTGGATACGCTGAGCCGAGTAGGAACTGTTGAAAGCGCTCGAGAATCTTACAACATTTTCGGAAAGCATCCGGACAATAAGCATCGTTTACGTTTTTCGTTAGTCCTCGATGCGTACTTGGAAGCGGTCAAGCAGGAATCGGATCCCGAGGCCAAGAACAATTTAGTCAAAGAGGTCGATCAAGTGCTTCGGGAACAATGGAATGTGTATTACCCGAAACACGATGTGGAACGCATTGCACACTGTGCAATTGTTCTCAATTGTCTAGTTCTTGGAGGCTCACTCGATTCCCAAGCTGTTCAGCAGCAGATTGACGATTTAGTAGAGTTGACGCTAGGGAGCAAAGAGTACGCAAAGCTGCAAGCTTTTGTCGAATCGAATGAGGGCATACCGGATGCTCAGATGCTCCCTGTATTAAACTTTATGACGCAAGTGCGTGCATCTACCGCGGCAAAGAAAGATTTAGAGATTTGCAAACGACTGCTCAACTTCATGTTGGAAAACCACTCGGATACAGTCAACCGGTTTTACCTCTACCCGAATGTTCATACTTTCGACGCCGTCCTGAGAGGGCTCGCAACGTACTACCAGGCATTACCTAAAAAAATTGCCGACAATGACGCTCGCGAAGCTGATTTGAAGTACGCGACTGACCTTCTTACCCACATGTTTCGccaggaagaagaaaggtGTTGGCCTAGTGTCGATAGTTTTGATTCTGCATTTACTTTGCTGCGTGCTATTAATCCAGAAGATGTTGGAGAAAGGGGCGAAGCCATTTTGGACATGCTGGAAATTCGTAGCACTTTCTCCGTATCCAAAGACGTGCGTGCTGCGTTAAAGCATTATCATAGTGCAATAAGTTGCTGGTGGCAGGCAACCCAGGCATCCTCCGTTCCTCGTGGAGCCTGCGAGAGGGCGCTCGCTCTCCTCCGCCGAATGGAAATGCAAAGCAAACCTCTCTTGTTGAGCGATCGCGAGTTTCGCCTTATTTCAATGCCGAAGTTGTACAATCGAGAGCTACGGCCGACTCGTAACACGTACAGTCTTATTCTCCGTATCTGTTCCGATACGTCCCATCCCTCGGAATACCAATTGGCAGTCGAAGTTGCTATGGAAGTTTATCGTCGTATGATCCGGGACAATGTTGTACCGGACACAGCCGACTTGGCGATGAAATGCTGTGCCAAGCTTCCGGAGGATTCGGAAAAGCGCACGAAGATGGAAGCGCTAGTACGGTCGACGCTATCTCCTTCCGAGATTGAGTATCTCGATCAAGTGGCAGCTACATGA
- a CDS encoding predicted protein (contains a Muts domain 1 found in the Muts family that initiate DNA mismatch repair by recognizing mispaired bases and activating endo and exonucleases to remove the mistmatch. Hihgly closed to the Thalassiosira protein thaps1 150647), with protein MLFRHRLRVRPPSFGFLKLHWLLCLCFGQAMLPRSLQRHGSRRHSLLWKNPEYSGLRDCSHLLDWNRIHRRSYSALAVCQAQSNPGPSPPEKNNTPSLQDLEAEFARLHGQPVNVNSPKQVSTAIFGSIQSTARDRLERVIEGSLFVPSLNGPRLAALVLQHRALTKILEDTAGNSGVEQNRTFPSAISTNTGDRFSKVVLSHTVSSESVSTNSPYERQVEALFQHKTTLIHTYWQEPLLQVTRPSARTLVAQLDATQCPMGYNPLAQPMDPLRGTVLDTDAQSSSSTTATTTAGKKGSFLAYCRQQKESYPDCIILTRCGDFYETFGLDAVMLVEHCGLNPMGNKAKAGCPYRNVQATIDGLISQGFRVAVYEEAPDTDSSTGTGATGGAKSRIKSRFLAQIVSTSSPTYLYGLVLLSNADTLVTAPPSRPHVGILSLAAGYTMVEISIEERNVRVSDRLTPEAVACRLAAYPPADPLFYVPSEGEYEYKCSTSDLRSLPFLPSRRDSFEIGSSGARLRTIIIPPTVVEGPGVAGVSEAERAKRIITASLLDMIKSPRSSENIASDQTATVEDFTLLAPSNTQADSHTTSTNPLYVETAMQLGLMNDYAIPSLVSHILPESAPAATRRFLRRFLLTPPPPRVGDAMATLVRILQSSDASLPPLTVPPVGKVLALLRAGQASAQVYTEMLKSMHSMVLLLDTFPSNSDFVQSLMTLLEYESGLAGDPNSLRDRCHEAIKEIEAIISPIHHSSWSELDPSAIDCITDFGGLVPRAFFERNEATWRGRVQPDVVLKSYTDVQRAAELLGEAVAKDFWQTPRQDLEGNPDTTSKSLIAQDIFNNILAMKEVPQGADKDLFFHPRDRNGKILRNRFTTEYVQSALSDYVAACDRACQDVTDTLVRLSQLLCDDGHIPAVVQASHANLILSSAFHHAVRANAAGWNLARTYEATLSEDTAGYLKDLWPYWMDKSEATSNSYELNGMWLLTAPNMSGKSTIMRSTAAAALLSVCGLCAPLGPGSSIRRFDHIFVRGASADVPSEQKSAFGAEMGDIAALLRSCGGKSLVFVDELGRGTSPRDGTRLAGAVLEAMTMSGMSGIFATHLHDVLDLPLRSKGRIVKKRMGVHKCHLDGHQWTYRLEDGVCTDSLALLTAARFGLPESVIQRAEALDSYIPRASSSVLPDNYKAQSIPDGVNGFPGRIFGLENIVSLAEECTGVRSLQIPPQWNVPASLDEPKRDIGLTLQLWRYQRQISLKLVHGRV; from the exons ATGCTTtttcggcatcgtcttcgtGTACGCCCTCCTAGTTTTGGCTTTCTCAAGTTGCattggcttttgtgtttgtgtttcGGGCAAGCTATGTTGCCCCGAAGTTTACAGCGGCACGGTAGTCGGAGACATTCGCTCCTTTGGAAAAACCCAGAGTATTCCGGGTTGCGCGACTGTTCCCATCTCTTGGATTGGAACAGGATACATCGTCGATCCTACTCCGCACTTGCCGTGTGCCAAGCACAGAGCAATCCTGGACCGTCACCGCCAGAGAAGAATAACACGCCATCCTTACAGGACTTGGAAGCTGAATTTGCCAGGCTTCACGGGCAACCTGTCAATGTCAACAGTCCCAAGCAAGTATCAACGGCTATATTTGGTAGTATTCAGAGTACAGCCCGTGACCGACTGGAACGCGTGATCGAGGGCAGTCTCTTTGTTCCGTCACTGAATGGCCCACGCTTGGCCGCTCTGGTCCTCCAACATCGAGCGCTTACCAAAATATTGGAAGATACGGCAGGCAACAGTGGCGTCGAACAAAACAGGACGTTCCCGAGTGCCATCTCGAC AAACACCGGAGATCGCTTTTCAAAGGTCGTCCTTTCCCACACAGTGTCATCGGAATCAGTGTCCACCAATTCTCCCTACGAACGACAAGTCGAAGCGCTTTTtcaacacaaaacgacgcTAATACACACGTATTGGCAGGAACCTCTGCTGCAGGTTACCCGACCCTCGGCGCGTACATTGGTTGCACAGCTCGATGCGACACAGTGTCCGATGGGCTACAACCCATTAGCGCAGCCCATGGATCCCTTACGCGGTACTGTGTTGGACACGGACGCACagtcatcttcgtcgacgaCCGCCACGACTACGGCAGGCAAAAAGGGATCCTTTCTGGCCTAttgtcgtcaacaaaaggaaagctATCCCGATTGCATCATTCTCACACGATGTGGAGATTTCTACGAAACGTTTGGATTAGATGCGGTAATGTTAGTCGAGCACTGTGGATTAAATCCAATGGGCAACAAGGCCAAAGCGGGCTGTCCCTATCGCAACGTACAAGCAACTATTGACGGATTGATAAGCCAAGGGTTTCGGGTAGCTGTCTACGAAGAAGCGCCCGACACAGATTCTTCAACTGGGACAGGCGCTACGGGTGGCGCCAAATCGCGCATCAAGAGTCGCTTTCTGGCTCAAATCGTCTCTACCTCATCGCCAACCTACCTTTACGGTCTCGTTCTGCTAAGCAATGCAGATACTTTGGTGACAGCTCCGCCATCTCGTCCCCACGTCGGTATCTTGTCACTGGCAGCTGGATACACGATGGTTGAAATCTCAATCGAAGAAAGGAATGTGCGCGTGTCTGACCGTTTGACGCCGGAGGCAGTGGCTTGTCGATTGGCGGCGTATCCTCCGGCGGATCCTTTGTTTTACGTACCGTCGGAAGGAGAATACGAATACAAATGCAGTACCAGTGATCTGCGAAGTTTGCCCTTCTTGCCGTCTCGCCGAGATTCGTTTGAGATAGGGTCATCCGGGGCGAGGCTAAGGACTATCATAATCCCTCCTACAGTTGTGGAGGGGCCAGGTGTTGCCGGAGTGAGCGAAGCAGAACGAGCCAAACGCATTATAACCGCATCCTTGTTGGATATGATTAAAAGCCCACGAAGTAGCGAGAATATTGCCTCCGATCAAACGGCTACCGTTGAAGATTTTACGCTGCTGGCACCGTCGAACACACAAGCTGATTCCCATACAACTTCAACCAACCCGCTTTATGTTGAGACCGCTATGCAGCTTGGACTAATGAATGATTACGCCATCCCTTCTCTCGTCTCGCACATTCTTCCAGAGTCGGCTCCTGCAGCAACCCGACGATTCCTGCGTCGATTCCTTCTCACTCCGCCTCCGCCGCGAGTTGGCGATGCCATGGCTACGCTGGTTCGAATTCTCCAGAGCAGCGATGCATCTTTGCCCCCGCTAACAGTTCCTCCAGTTGGTAAAGTATTGGCTCTGCTGAGGGCCGGTCAAGCGAGTGCTCAAGTGTACACTGAGATGCTAAAATCTATGCATTCTATGGTGCTTTTGTTGGACACATTTCCAAGTAACTCTGACTTTGTTCAATCACTCATGACCCTTCTTGAGTACGAAAGTGGTCTGGCTGGCGATCCCAATTCCTTACGTGATCGATGTCATGAGGCTATTAAGGAAATTGAAGCTATTATAAGTCCAATTCACCACTCATCTTGGTCGGAACTGGACCCATCAGCTATTGACTGCATTACCGACTTTGGGGGCCTCGTACCCCGAGCATTCTTTGAACGGAACGAGGCCACTTGGCGCGGGCGGGTACAGCCGGATGTGGTCCTAAAATCCTACACAGATGTGCAGCGGGCCGCTGAACTACTTGGGGAAGCGGTTGCCAAAGACTTTTGGCAAACCCCCCGTCAAGATTTGGAGGGAAATCCTGACACTACTTCGAAGAGTCTCATCGCTCAGGATATTTTTAATAACATTTTAGCTATGAAGGAGGTTCCACAAGGTGCCGACAAAGATCTCTTTTTTCATCCACGCGACCGCAACGGAAAAATACTTCGGAACCGGTTTACTACAGAATACGTACAATCGGCATTGTCTGATTACGTCGCCGCTTGTGACCGGGCTTGTCAGGACGTGACAGACACTCTTGTTCGCTTGAGTCAGCTTCTCTGCGACGATGGCCATATTCCTGCGGTTGTCCAAGCATCTCATGCAAATTTGATTTTATCCTCGGCCTTTCATCATGCCGTTCGAGCGAACGCTGCAGGATGGAACTTGGCGCGCACGTACGAGGCCACTCTGAGCGAGGACACGGCTGGATACTTAAAAGACCTGTGGCCGTATTGGATGGACAAATCAGAGGCAACATCAAATTCTTACGAATTGAATGGAATGTGGCTTCTGACGGCACCGAACATGAGTGGTAAAAGTACTATTATGCGATCAACCGCTGCCGCGGCATTGTTATCCGTTTGCGGCCTGTGTGCACCTCTTGGGCCTGGCTCTTCCATACGACGCTTCGACCATATTTTCGTACGTGGTGCATCAGCCGACGTTCCCTCGGAGCAAAAATCCGCGTTCGGTGCTGAAATGGGAGACATCGCGGCTTTGTTACGATCTTGTGGGGGGAAGTCCCTTGTTTTTGTTGACGAGCTTGGTCGAGGGACATCGCCCAGGGATGGAACTAGACTGGCTGGTGCTGTGTTAGAAGCGATGACAATGAGTGGAATGAGCGGAATTTTTGCTACGCATCTCCACGATGTTCTTGATTTACCGCTTCGTTCAAAAGGACGAATTGTTAAGAAGAGGATGGGTGTACACAAGTGCCACCTCGATGGCCACCAATGGACATATAGATTGGAAGACGGTGTATGTACCGACAGCCTCGCGCTGTTAACTGCCGCACGCTTTGGTCTTCCTGAAAGTGTCATCCAAAGAGCCGAAGCTCTGGACTCCTACATTCCGCGTGCGTCATCCTCTGTACTCCCCGATAACTACAAAGCCCAGAGCATTCCAGATGGTGTAAACGGATTTCCTGGGCGCATCTTCGGTCTCGAAAACATTGTCTCCCTAGCCGAGGAATGCACCGGTGTTCGCTCCCTTCAAATTCCTCCGCAGTGGAACGTTCCAGCATCACTAGACG AGCCAAAAAGGGACATTGGTCTAACGTTACAGCTCTGGCGTTACCAGCGGCAGATAAGTCTCAAGCTCGTGCATGGGAGAGTCTGA